The following proteins are co-located in the candidate division KSB1 bacterium genome:
- a CDS encoding DUF86 domain-containing protein, translating to MLNKDVIYSKISIIKNCLKTIEQVTKLDPQNLDDIFIQDVFVLNIQRAVQACIDASNSIIAEKGLKLPITYKESFQILQKNRIIEKDLAEKMSRMVGFRNIAVHDYQQINVEILKSILTRHLKDFEDYYSTIYKYVKADKRET from the coding sequence ATGCTTAACAAGGATGTTATTTACTCCAAGATTTCAATCATAAAAAATTGTCTAAAAACCATCGAACAAGTTACAAAATTAGATCCACAAAATTTAGATGACATTTTTATTCAAGATGTTTTCGTTTTGAATATTCAAAGGGCAGTCCAAGCTTGCATAGATGCATCTAATTCTATCATCGCTGAGAAGGGTTTAAAACTACCAATAACATATAAAGAGTCCTTCCAAATTTTGCAAAAAAATAGAATAATTGAAAAAGACCTGGCTGAAAAAATGTCTCGTATGGTCGGGTTTCGAAACATTGCTGTCCACGATTATCAACAAATAAATGTGGAGATTCTAAAATCAATCCTCACAAGACATTTAAAAGATTTTGAGGATTATTATTCTACAATATATAAGTATGTTAAAGCAGATAAACGTGAGACGTGA
- a CDS encoding UpxY family transcription antiterminator: MNPTNHNNPSNLNNPPLVDKLNWYALYTRPRFEKKVEVELHRREIESYLPVQTVIRQWSDRKKKVEEPLFRSYVFVHTTSNDRIGSLQIDGVVRMVSFGGKLSIIPDDQIDTIKRFLKEGYKFEPQDYLVKGDRVKVTHGPLMGVQGKLVEIRNARRFVITIDAIRQSIAVEIDPGLLRKID; this comes from the coding sequence ATGAACCCAACAAATCACAATAATCCAAGCAACCTTAATAACCCACCTTTGGTTGATAAACTAAACTGGTATGCCCTCTACACACGTCCGCGGTTTGAAAAAAAAGTGGAAGTGGAGTTGCATCGCAGGGAGATTGAATCTTACCTGCCTGTGCAGACAGTTATCCGGCAGTGGAGCGATCGTAAAAAGAAAGTGGAAGAGCCCTTGTTTCGAAGCTATGTGTTTGTTCATACGACTTCAAACGATCGGATTGGCTCTTTGCAGATAGACGGAGTCGTTCGAATGGTAAGCTTTGGCGGTAAGCTTTCAATCATTCCGGATGACCAAATTGATACCATAAAACGTTTTCTAAAGGAAGGATATAAGTTCGAGCCCCAGGATTACCTGGTTAAAGGCGACCGGGTAAAGGTTACACATGGTCCGTTAATGGGAGTGCAGGGGAAATTGGTAGAGATTAGGAATGCCCGCAGGTTTGTTATTACTATAGATGCAATTCGACAATCCATCGCAGTGGAAATAGACCCGGGACTGCTGAGAAAAATTGATTGA
- a CDS encoding nucleotidyltransferase domain-containing protein — MLNKKAEFAYLYGSIVSDRFTEKSDIDVAVYLKRTPPNIHEQWEFMSDLNKNFIRNIDVVLLNNSDIIITMQILAKGELIVNNNPRHLIEFKTKALSQYPDFKMSRKIIEDHLLNGRIYA; from the coding sequence TTGCTCAACAAGAAAGCTGAATTTGCCTATTTATACGGTTCAATTGTTTCAGATCGTTTTACAGAAAAAAGTGATATTGATGTAGCAGTTTATTTGAAGCGAACTCCCCCCAATATACACGAACAATGGGAATTTATGTCAGATCTAAATAAGAACTTTATTAGAAATATAGATGTTGTACTATTAAACAATAGCGATATTATTATCACTATGCAGATTTTAGCAAAGGGTGAATTGATCGTTAATAACAACCCTCGTCACCTGATTGAATTTAAGACGAAAGCTCTGAGCCAGTATCCTGACTTCAAAATGAGTCGTAAAATAATTGAAGATCATTTACTGAATGGCAGGATCTATGCTTAA
- a CDS encoding four helix bundle protein — protein sequence MIAEGFGRNSIGEKMQFYSISRGSVFETMIIV from the coding sequence GTGATAGCCGAGGGATTTGGTCGTAATTCAATCGGTGAAAAAATGCAGTTCTATTCTATTTCACGAGGTTCAGTTTTTGAAACCATGATAATTGTTTAG
- a CDS encoding polysaccharide biosynthesis tyrosine autokinase codes for MQDTWNSQFDEQPVRITDYLRILYRGRWIIVFSFISVFAATAYFSFTTPPIYESSCKVIVVQSGGLERTLFSVSPFGQQMTRLNNQLQILKSRYLAIKVVDYLSNSTEYDSLRAANYNLSGEEAIPNKPGIGQIMRSMDVSIIRDTDIIQIKMKASSGWEAAYLANSVAEVYKELDQTTNRQEITQVVDFLDDQLEKIEKELKYSEEAFKEFQQESGSVSLTGDAALIVNQLVTFESAYREAQIEISTNSTRLAGLKSRLGELKQSLVADLADITHPKIIEYRSRIASIEANLATYKIQGVPDNFPQVEKEKKNLEGLKKSLADETKKLLLAKIPVGDPLQRNQGLVEAIITSEIEISAFGARAAALKKIVDDFDSKLEELPEKTLQLARLERSRRLNENIYLMMKEKYEETRITRAGQIGKIRMVDGAVPSGNPISPKTNRNLLLGALIGLGLGIGITFLIEYMDNSIRTIENVERLKLPLLGSIPEIKPELTNGKWKPLFIKQFQSKNDKKVEEGKIAERLITHLKPKSPISEAYRALRTQLQYSKTDDPARTILVSSPGPGEGKSTSVANLAIALAQMGSKVILVDTDLRRPVLHNLFNLSREVGLTNYLVGNEPLTSIVKVTEIENLHMITTGILPPNPSEMIGSKRMREFLQEIKQEFEYVLFDSPPMIAVTDALVLAPLVDGVVVVLRSGKTDRDAALRTFELLQNVRGRALGVLLNDVSASNMYGSYYYYYYYYYYYGDSGEKKSRKGGKHRRKHRKQSHKADV; via the coding sequence TTGCAAGACACATGGAATAGTCAATTTGATGAACAGCCAGTTCGAATTACGGATTACCTGCGAATTCTATATCGCGGCCGCTGGATCATAGTCTTTTCATTTATATCGGTTTTTGCAGCAACCGCTTATTTTTCGTTTACGACCCCTCCAATATATGAATCTTCATGCAAAGTCATCGTAGTTCAATCCGGCGGATTAGAGAGAACATTATTTTCTGTTTCACCCTTCGGCCAGCAGATGACCCGGTTAAATAATCAATTACAAATCCTGAAAAGCAGATACCTGGCCATTAAGGTCGTTGATTATTTATCCAATTCAACCGAATATGATTCTCTCCGAGCTGCAAATTACAATCTCTCAGGAGAGGAAGCGATTCCCAATAAACCCGGTATTGGCCAGATTATGAGAAGCATGGATGTTTCGATCATCCGGGATACCGATATCATCCAGATTAAAATGAAAGCCTCATCAGGTTGGGAAGCAGCTTATCTGGCAAATTCTGTGGCTGAAGTGTATAAAGAATTAGATCAAACCACCAACCGGCAAGAAATAACTCAAGTGGTAGATTTCCTTGATGATCAATTGGAAAAGATAGAAAAGGAATTAAAATATTCGGAGGAAGCGTTTAAGGAATTTCAACAAGAATCGGGATCTGTTTCCTTAACTGGGGATGCAGCTTTAATCGTCAACCAATTGGTCACTTTTGAAAGCGCCTATCGGGAAGCGCAGATCGAAATCAGCACGAATTCTACAAGATTAGCAGGCTTGAAATCCAGGTTGGGGGAACTAAAGCAAAGTTTAGTAGCCGACCTTGCAGATATTACTCATCCAAAAATTATTGAATATCGATCGAGAATTGCCTCGATAGAAGCAAACCTGGCAACTTATAAAATCCAGGGTGTGCCTGATAATTTCCCTCAGGTCGAGAAAGAAAAGAAAAACTTAGAAGGACTAAAAAAATCATTGGCAGATGAAACGAAGAAATTACTATTGGCAAAGATTCCTGTCGGCGATCCATTACAACGTAACCAGGGACTTGTGGAAGCTATAATCACTTCTGAGATTGAGATTAGTGCATTTGGAGCCCGTGCAGCCGCATTGAAAAAAATTGTCGATGATTTCGACAGCAAACTTGAGGAATTACCGGAAAAAACATTACAATTGGCGCGACTCGAACGATCACGTAGATTGAATGAGAACATCTATCTCATGATGAAAGAAAAGTATGAGGAAACCAGGATTACTCGTGCGGGTCAGATCGGTAAGATCCGAATGGTGGATGGGGCAGTTCCTTCCGGAAATCCAATTTCTCCCAAAACTAATCGGAATTTATTATTAGGAGCCTTAATAGGGCTTGGGTTGGGTATTGGAATTACCTTCCTGATTGAATACATGGATAATTCAATACGTACTATAGAGAATGTTGAGCGCTTAAAACTACCCTTGCTGGGTTCAATCCCCGAAATTAAACCGGAATTAACAAATGGCAAATGGAAACCTCTTTTTATCAAGCAATTTCAATCCAAGAATGATAAGAAAGTCGAAGAAGGAAAAATAGCCGAGCGATTAATCACTCATTTGAAGCCGAAATCACCCATTTCCGAGGCTTACCGGGCATTACGAACACAACTGCAGTACTCTAAAACTGACGATCCTGCCCGTACTATTTTGGTCTCCAGTCCGGGACCCGGAGAGGGTAAATCCACCTCTGTTGCCAACCTCGCAATTGCATTGGCACAGATGGGCTCTAAAGTTATATTGGTGGATACTGACTTACGCAGGCCGGTATTGCACAATTTGTTCAACCTTTCCCGTGAAGTTGGTTTAACTAACTATCTCGTCGGTAATGAACCGTTAACAAGTATCGTTAAAGTAACGGAAATTGAGAACCTTCACATGATCACTACAGGCATTTTACCACCCAACCCTTCCGAGATGATTGGATCGAAACGCATGCGGGAATTTTTGCAGGAGATCAAACAAGAATTTGAATATGTTCTCTTCGATAGTCCGCCAATGATTGCCGTGACGGATGCATTGGTTTTAGCGCCCTTGGTGGATGGCGTGGTTGTTGTTTTAAGGTCGGGTAAAACGGACCGGGATGCTGCATTGCGAACATTTGAGTTATTACAAAATGTGCGGGGAAGAGCTTTGGGAGTATTGCTGAATGACGTTTCAGCGTCCAATATGTACGGATCTTATTACTACTATTACTACTATTATTACTACTATGGAGATTCAGGTGAAAAGAAGAGCCGGAAAGGCGGAAAACATAGAAGGAAGCATCGGAAGCAATCTCATAAAGCTGATGTTTAA